The following nucleotide sequence is from Hevea brasiliensis isolate MT/VB/25A 57/8 chromosome 7, ASM3005281v1, whole genome shotgun sequence.
GAATTTATATAGACATTAAGATCATACTCAGGCATAAACTGCAAATCCAATTGGATTGACCTATCTCATCACCTGGATTTTGGTATTGGCACCCAAATAGAAGCTGATGTCAGGGGCCTTGATTTCCAGTACAAGGCCAACCTACATTTCTCATGTTGCACCCTGTACCCTCCATTGAACAGGCTGACCAGTAAGTTGGCCTGAGAGACATTGTATGAACTCAAAGGGATTGGCTTGAACCCTTTCAAGGAAGCAAATCCATCTCTCCATAAGAGTTTCTCTTTCTTCTCACAGGGGAACTTGCATACACTTTCTAAAAATCTGATACCCAAAAACTCCTTCTCTATTAGTTTTAACTCCGTGTTGTAGTACCCACCAGAGAAACTATTCACAAGTGAGTCAGAAAGTGCAGTGTAATGGTGAAGTGCTTCACGGAAAAACTCCACAAAGGACATGGAAGGAATTTTAGCAAAATTAAACAATTCTTCTTGCACCAAAACAACTAGCTTTGGTGATAATCTACTCATACCTTCCAAGAAAGTCTTGACCAATGAAAAGCATCTGTCGGGCATGTAAAGCTGGTGGATCATACAATTGGCTACAAGTGCATAACCCACTTCAATGCTTAGAAAATAATCTTCATTCACCATCACCATTTGCTCGAACACGAATGAAAAATTGATTGAATCTGCGTACCCCTTAAGTCTTCTTACAGTCTGTTGAATTGCAGCAGCATCCTGCTGGTCACTGATCATGGCTGTTAGTTTAAGTGAAGCATGATTTTTTCTCATTGCAAGATCAGCCATTAGAGGAGGCCACTGAATTCCCTCCAAGATGTCGAAATCAATGATATGAATCTCCTGATCACCTTGTGTGGCTTCCAGGATTGCTTGGTTTGCTGTGAAATGCGCGAACTTGGCATAAGGCGAGAGCTCTTGCATTACATGGAAGGCAGATATACTGTCGACCGTTTGCTTGAAACCAAGCTCATGCATTTTTTCAGAAGTATTGGTGATGATACTCCTGTAGTGCAGGCCTTGAGTAAAGAACAAAGCTAGCCTATTGAATGAGTTGCCTTCATTTTCTCCTTCAAATAAGAGATCTCTGAGCTTCAAAATTATAGTGGAAGAGAAAGTCCAGTTTTGTGCTTCAACATCTTCTGCTCCCATCAGTAGAAGATCTGCTAAGTTGCCTTCCTCCATTAGCTCTTCTTGAATTCCTTTTAGCATTGAATTTTCTTCTCTCAGTTTACTCATATTTTCTTGTGTTTCTTGGTTCATGTGACGGCTCAATTCAGACATGTAAAGAAAGCTTTCAAGATCCATTATGGAATCTTGATTCATGGAACTAATGTCCATGAGATCTTTCTCTATTTCAAGCAATCTTCCTATGCAATTAGGATAAAAAACTACTCTATCTTGTATAATGGTGATGGGATCTTCTGCTTGGAAAGAAAGAAATGTTTCTGGACTACATTGATGCATTTCCTCAATGTAGCTCGGCTCAAGTGGGCCATGGAATTGTTCATATTCCatgacagaaaaaaaaaaaaattgatagaaCAACGGAGGTTTTAGCTATCTAAACAGAGAGATCCCAAGTTATGCAAAAACATCCTTCTTGACAAGTATAAATAAGAACAGTAAAACAAAGCCTTCCTCCTGTTTAATTCTGGAAGTAAAATAATGCAATTACAACtagaaattaatttttctttttcataaaataatCATTTGTAATTATTGCTTTTTAGTTTttgtttttaaaaaagaaaatgttaACCAAAAGGAGCGTAAAGTCAATATAAGAAAATGTGAttgaatataaaatatttaagggTGAAGAAGAAAGATTCCGACTGTAAGAACTTCACAATTCCATCACACAAAGGGTCACATTGTACTTGGTAGTGTCTCTTTCTAAACTCACACACACATATTACACACTTGTTATTTATTCACtttctataattatttatttgttttatataATTACTATAGCACTAAATGTTATTAGTAGAATTAACTATAATTATTCAGTTCATTCaatgcattatatatatatatatatatatatatatatatatatatatatatatatataaaattgtatGTTGAACATTatataattacataaaaaaaaatatttaatttcttgAGCCAACACTATAATTAGAAGGAaacaaaattgcatgaaattatgaTGAGTAGGGCTCAAATCAAAACATAAACCTTGAGAATGCATGCACACATGCAAGCCCTAATCTGCACTTGGTCTTTTGTTGATGTCTAAATTTATAAAACTGAAGATAATCGGAATATTCTTGGCCCCCAGGAGCTTATATTATGGGCTTACAATAATCAATTCGTCATCTAGGGAAACTACAAGCAAATCTCTTTTGTTTCCTTGCAAGAAAGAGTGATGCCCTTTTCTTCTGTATTTTGTTCCAATTCTTTTAGAGTCTTTCGTGAAGGTATATGTAATGTTAACTGTATTGGTATGGCTCATCATGCAAAGAGTGAACTCAAGTTcaatctttaaaaaaaatattattgtgaagaaaaattataaattttttgtaCTGTAACAATAcctgatttattaaaaaaaaaaaactaccatTCAAGGACTAAAATAGCAGTCATTAGATgggtttttttttcctttgtttttataatTGGATTAATCAATAAATTGATTTTCTAACGGATTTATCTGTTTAGTTTGTTCGATTAGATTGACTTGATGCAAAATTGCtcaaataaaatgataaaaattgaaaattgatcTTTCTgtatatttaagaaaaaaaattagaaaaaaatcaaATTGATTCTTGATTTAAATGATGATCTGATTATTTGTTTCACTTATCAAActgatctttcttttttttttttcagttaagGGAGTAAGGTGTTTTTTTTTTGTCTTACCATTATGCTAAGatactaatatttattcattaattttctagtttatttcattttaattaggATTCAAATTGATTGAAatctttaattattaaattattactaTTAAGTACTAATTTAATAAAACTAAATTGTAATATACAATAACTAGTAAATGGAAGTCCATATCATGATGTAATGTTAAGGGacaaaataaagaaatcataacattaatattattaatattattttttccttATGGTTGAGAATATTTTCGAATGAAATTTTAcacattaatattaattttttcttttttttaaaaaaaattaagcgtTTCACATTGATATGATACATTCAAGATAATAATTATTGGAATAAAATCCTCATTAGTAAAAGAATTAGCAAAATGATCATATGATTCATGTGGGAAAGTGGTTAAAGATACAGATGATAAGCataaaaaagggaagaaaacTGTCTTATCCATTGAACTTAAGCATGGGAGCAATCACCAAATCACAATtaaaagtctaccaaaaatgaataattaaattCAATCCTTTCTTTTTGTTTAAAATTTAGGAGTCAATGATAGTGTCATTCTATATAACAAAGTCTTTATAAAAATAACAGCCTACCAAAACAAATTAAAGTGGCCAGTGTTCACATGGGAAGGTGGCCTCTTTCCAACACTTTTTGAGATTCCTCATTATCCCTTTATTCCATAACTTTGATGGGGGAGATTAACTCATTAATTTGAGCCCGTTTGGCATTTTCATGATAATCATCTGTGAATATTTTTTTATCAGTCTTAATGCTTTGTTAGTCTGTAATACAAAGAAGATGTGAGGTCGATAACCTAATAATCGGTTACTACGATGCCTAAGTTAGAGATTtgaataagattttattttgaatgaaAGCAAAGTTTAATGGAGAATTTCAATAGTATAGATAAACGTACTTGATTTGAGTGttgttgtcacgacccaacctatgggccggaccggcactaggacctgggccagcctaaagcccccgaggcccgtagtaagcctaactgttcatttacccaatgctgaggcccatttgggcccaatttcaagaaaacaaacggacagagtccggccataaaatggacttaccaacggggagtttttgactcacccgacctgtaaacacaataaacaatccattggggagctcagctcaccctccacatactcatcaacataataataaatgggagctcagctccctcatccaatccatcaaaacagacttaaaatattaagtttacaggtccaacatgataataatattacagaccaaattcaaataattactgctaacacatgcggaaattctaagagtaaataaaatttcacaaatatcgataaacaacctgcgaagtataaaagcaggttaacccagaataaatatcctcctgtagcctgtaaaaatttttgaacaggagtgagcgttcgactcagagagtaaaatatcaatcttaactataatctctatagctatctgaactaatgcaccctgtgaagtgaaatgcaacataaacaacattttcacatcataacatcaaaaaggtaatttggagcactcacacactcgtagtatcaatcataacatatgggagccgatccctatacgactctcttaaatccaactggtgccaataattactcaagctcggacttccacttaataaccaaatcgagggtcccaataattactcaagccgtgactaccctcgaaggatcggtcCCAATAATTACTCAGCCGTGGATCgcctggccctatccatagtccacaccacatcacacgcacgccaacgcacgcacaccgcctccaaattaccacaacaacattcatggcacattaacagttatgaatgcaacataattcgtgcctagagtttaactacataaatatatgcatataagtgatgcatgggcatgctgaacatataataatatcgaaattacaattaaaattaatattttactcacgcacTGACTTGTGGCAATCactggcggtgggcggaggaataAGGCCGTCTcacacgacaattatattacaattatttaatacaaatgacccaatacaaatcaagaaaagacccaatacgtcctaagtcgtgccgaaaatccggcagagtctaccttatacctaggacctacccaacctgcaaaatggctcaaaacacacttctatatccacaatccatatatctacaactcaatcacatcacacagcccctcctgggcccatcaaatcaatcattcatcacaatatgtaaaatttcaatttagtccttataattgatcatttttgcaaaaattgctcaaataagctctaaaaattataaaactctgccccgcggtccttagaaatattactaagctattgcaaaaagaattgtaattttctaagctaccacgaatattttatgaatttttaatcctatttaagcactagaaaattacgaaaaaacaaggttcgggtttacctttgccgattccgacttcgaacgcGCCGATGCTCGGGatgctgacaatggtggggtagccaaaacttcgatccaattcgagacttttccgtaGTGGTCCTGTTCGCCGGAAATTCACGCATCCGACaaccgccgaatttccgcgaattgaggatacctacacgaagcccaataataatatataaaaatcggggtgttacattcttccccttacgtaaaaattcgccctcgaattttacacaaggcgtaataaagtacatgattacacattgagcagataaagggtacttgctacgcatgtcccgctcgactccagtgcactcttccaccgatcggctcctccacaaaaccttaaccatagggatctgttttgatcttagtgtctcacttggtagtccactatggctacaaagttgctcctcaaatgtcaagttctcctttagttctattacatccgatcGTAGTACATGAAAAGGAtcggaatgtatttctgagcatagagatgtgaaacacgggatgaacgtgagaaaggttgggtggtagttccaaccggtaaacaactgctccaactctgtcagtaacctcaaaaggtccaatataccgaggtgctaacttgcccttctttccaaatctcatgactcccttcattggagaaaccttcaggaatacatagttgcccactgcaaactccacatccctcatgcagggtccgcataactcttacgcctcgaaAATTTGTTTTGATCGTTCCTGATTAAGGAACCATCtctcaagtgtcttgcactaggtctacatcatgcaccttcgcttccccatttctcgTCCAACAcagagagacctacactttcttccatataatgcctcatagggtgccatccctatctttggagtgataatcatattgtaggcaaactccaccaaagctagccgctcatcccattgacctccaaaatccaagacactcatgcgaagcatgtcttccgatgtttggattgtcctttcgaccGTCcgtcatgcgagggtggaaagcc
It contains:
- the LOC110669085 gene encoding protein NODULATION SIGNALING PATHWAY 2-like; the protein is MEYEQFHGPLEPSYIEEMHQCSPETFLSFQAEDPITIIQDRVVFYPNCIGRLLEIEKDLMDISSMNQDSIMDLESFLYMSELSRHMNQETQENMSKLREENSMLKGIQEELMEEGNLADLLLMGAEDVEAQNWTFSSTIILKLRDLLFEGENEGNSFNRLALFFTQGLHYRSIITNTSEKMHELGFKQTVDSISAFHVMQELSPYAKFAHFTANQAILEATQGDQEIHIIDFDILEGIQWPPLMADLAMRKNHASLKLTAMISDQQDAAAIQQTVRRLKGYADSINFSFVFEQMVMVNEDYFLSIEVGYALVANCMIHQLYMPDRCFSLVKTFLEGMSRLSPKLVVLVQEELFNFAKIPSMSFVEFFREALHHYTALSDSLVNSFSGGYYNTELKLIEKEFLGIRFLESVCKFPCEKKEKLLWRDGFASLKGFKPIPLSSYNVSQANLLVSLFNGGYRVQHEKCRLALYWKSRPLTSASIWVPIPKSR